The genomic region CATACCATCCTCTACCTCTTGGAAACTCCCTTTGAGAGTGTCCATCCAACCGCCATAGACCTTCTTTCTGTGGAGCCTCTCCGGGTCCTCAAAATACCACGGGGAACGGTCTGTCTGCTCCAGTTCCTGAGGTTGACTGGGTAACTCGGGCTCCTGACCAAGAAACCTGAGTATCTCATGGGAAACTTCGTGGGCCTTGCCGATGACTTCTATGACGTGGGTTGTAGTGCCAGTAAGGAAGTCACCTCCTGCAAATACCCCCTCCATGCTAGTACTGTAGTCACTGGGTTTGATTTTAAAGTCCTCTGGGAAGACAGAAAGGTCTGGTTCTTGGGCGACGGCCGGTATCACTATATCAGCCTCTATCTCAAACTCACTGCCTTCGAGGGGTACTGGTACCCGTCTGCGGTCCTTCAGGGACCTTCTCTTGTCTGGCTCTACCAGTTTCATTTTCACACATTTCAGCTTGGCTACCCTCTTGCCATCACGACTTATCATCTCTACAGGGGCCACTAAATAGTGGAGGGGTATATGCTCCTTGGTCATGGCTAACTGCTCCAGCTCATCCATAGGCATCTCTTCCTTACCCCTGCGGTAAAGAACGACGGGCTTGGCCCCCAGCCTAGCCGCACTCCTAGCTGCATCGGCTGCGGTAAAACCACCCCCAATTACGGCAATTGTCTTACCCTTAACCTCTACAGCCTTGCCCAGGTTGAGCCTCCTGAGGAAGGTGATGCCCGGGATTATCCCTTCCAGGTATTCACCCTTGACCTTCATGAGCTTGGGTCTGTGGGCCCCAATAGCTAAGAACACGGCATCAAAGTCCTTTCTCAGGTCCTCTAAGATTACGTCCTTACCCAGGGCACAGTTGAGCCCGATTGTTACCCCCAATTTCTTCAGTAGGTCTATCTCTTTTTCTATTATTTCCGTGGGCAGGCGGTAAGAAGGGATGCCAACCCTTAGCATCCCGCCCGGCTCAGGCAGGGCCTCGAATACTACCACATCACAGCCGGCCAGTATGAGGTCATTTGCGACGGTGAGCCCGGCAGGACCAGAACCTATCACGGCTACGGACTTGTTGTTCTTCTTTATGGGTAGAGTCTCATCCAGGAACATCTTTACGTAGTCAGTTGGGAGATTGTCGGTGATGAATCTCTTTAGTCCCCTAATAGACACTGGCTCCGTGGATACGGTCTGTCCTCCATCCCTGGGCCGTATGCAATTCCTCTTGCAGCTAACTTCGCAGGCGTAGGTGCATACCCGGCCGCAGATGCTAGGAAAAACGTTAGCTACCCTGTTTATCTTCCATGCCCCGTAAAGGTCACCCTCCAGAATAAGACGAATGTATCTTGGAATGTCAGTATTGCTGGGGCAAGCCTGCTGGCAGGGAGACATCTGCGTACGATCCATGATATGGCCCTCTATTTCCGTAAAAGGTTAAGGCATCTGCAAAGCACCATGTGCTAGTACCGCAAATCCTTACTGTACGGGCTTAATTCGTCTCACCAGAGGTAGACCTTGAGGTCGTGTGGCACCATAGGTTCGACCCAGTAGGCAAGTCAGCCTCTGGTGGTGAAAGGACTTCTTCATACGCTACTTTTTAGTGTACAGCAATATACAGAAACGTGTTTCCCAATGCAATAGGTTTTATCTATAATCAGACCATGATGAGCAGAGAGTCTATACTAAATAGATAGTATTACAATGGCTTACAGTTAGGTTCTAATAAACAATATTATTTCTCTCTCAATTTTTGTCAAGTAAATAACAGAAAGACACCCAAGAATAAGCCGGGGTCATGGAGAGGGTCACTCCCCACAACCCCTAATAGAATCAACCACTTGGTGGACAGCTATCCGAATTGGTGTACACTAAAATTATCACTAAAAAAATTTAATAATAGTGCCCAAAATAGCCTCGGTGCCCACTCAGTGCCTGCCAGAATGACAGTTCTTGGCATCAAATGTCGACACTTGTCATCGATTGTCACTTCAACACAACATAAAGAAAGCCCTGAGCTTACGTCATAAGTCCAGGGCCTATAAGCTGGGGTGAGCGAGGGGATTCGAACCCCCGACCCCCAGAGCCACAGTCTGGTGCTCTTTTTTGTAAGCCCTTACTGCACATTACGTTGCAGCTTCAAAATCTTTCTTGTGCCGCCAGTGTGCCAACTAGGGACGGACATAATAGCATTTCTTTCGTCTCCCGGCAAGACCTCGGCATATATGTCCATGGTAATAGAAATACTTTTATGTCCCGCAAGCTGCTGCACCACCTTGGGGTTTGCACCGTTCCTTATCAGGTGGGTTATGAAGGTGTGTCGGAGCGAGTGGATACGTACACCCTTTAAATCTATACCCGCCCTCTTGACGGTCTCTTTAAATCTAGTGAGAAGATTATTTCTTAATGGGGTGTTGTGCTTGGTGGTGAAGACATACTTTGACTTTGACAGTGGCCTCAAAGCTTTAAGCTCCTTATAGAGCCTATCAGCCATGGGGATTATTCGTATACCGCCCGTCTTTGTCTCAAAGTCCTCTCTGTTCTGCACCTTGATTTCTTTGCGCTTTAGGTCTACATCATCCCACGTGAGATTCACCAGCTCAGACTTCCTTAACCCGCTGGTAATAAAACACAGCCACACCGGTTTATAGCGTTCCGTGGCGGCATCAAGTAGCCGCTCTATTTCTTCTCCGGTCAAGGCTCTCTTAAACCGTTTCCCACGATGCTTCAAGGGTTTTACTGTTTGCAGGGGATTTGACGCGATAAGCTCCGACTCTACGCCCTTCTGAAGCATTGATTTTAACACCATTACTTCAAGGTTTATCGTCCTGTCACTTACAGGTGCACACCTCTTACGGTGTTCTACGTAATCGTCAATGCGTGAAGGGTTGATTTCCGAAACAAGCCTTGAGTCTAAGTAGCTCAGTATCAGGTTTAAGTCCTGGACATAACCTTCGACGGTGCGCTTCTTGAAATGCAGTTTGATGTGCTTCAGGTATCTTCGCTTAAGCTCCTCAGTCTCGACACGGTTATCTGCCAGGCCATACTCCCCACGCACAGCCCGGCCTTCCATCTCTTTTAAGACCTGCAAGGCTACTTGGCGGTCTCCCGACACAGATTTTCGTACTCTTTGGCCGTTGGCCGTGAAATCTACATACCACCTGCCCGCGCGTTTAAAGATTCTACCCATTGGCCACCCCCTTTTCGTCTTGGGTTAACAAGGTTTTGGGGTGACTATACTCCCTTTCGGATGTTTTTACAACCTTGCGCTTTCTTCGCCGGGGTTTGTTTGCTGTTCGCTTGACAGCCTGGTGCACCTCTTCTAATACAAACCTTGGGGTGCCGCCTAAACGGTAGAAGGGTAGGTCCCCTTTGGACATCAAGCGGCGTACCGTTCTCTCGCTGTAGCTGAGAACCTTCGCTACCTCCTTAAGGGTTACGTATTTTTCTGGCGTCCTTACAACCAAAAACTACCCTCCCGCCCTTATTGGGTGTTGAGACTCAAACCTTTCCGGCTCAAGACAGCTTCCCGTGCAAACGTTTACCCACTTACCAATGGTTTGCCTGAAATCCTCTACCCCAGCCTTCCCCCCAAGGCAATCTCGCCACAGTTCCTCAAGGCTATCGGTTAGCCTGTTCGCCTTTTCAGCGTTGTACCTGTCCTTCAGGCTGGGGTCTTTCACCCACGCAGCGTCTATCCAGCCTAGGGCCGCTTGAAAAATTGTGTCCAGCGTTTCGAAGGCGACATACCGTGTGTCCTCGTCAACCACCGATATTCCCGCGGAACTGTCCTTTTTTAATTTTTGATATTGTTCGTAAAGCGTACCCATTTTTTCCTCTTTCCCTTCCTGTACCCCTATATACTGTATTTATACCGTTACACCGTAACATATCCTTTCACTATAAGGGTTTATGTGTGAAATTCGTACCGTTACGCGTCTCCTCTGTAACGGTACGTTTTTCGGCTCTAAGTCTTTGTTACGTAACGCTCTGTAACGATGTAACGGTTGTAACGCCACATACATGCCCGTAAGGGGAAGGCGTTAAGTATTTTCCCCCTCTGCGAGATAGCGTTCCCGGAGGTCCTGTAGGTCCCGGTATCGTAGTTTGTACCCCCTCACCACAGTTGATCCCACACGGTGCGGCCTAGAATTAAAGCCTAAGCGGTTTATAAGCCGTCCGGCTTTCCAGGGGGTGTCACACCACGCAAGTTCCGGCTCCTGCTCAAATAGGCCCAACACCTTCTTACTACTGAGTATTGCTTGGCTTCCCTCGCCTTCCGGTTCAAGGCCCAACTTTAGAAGTGCTCGGACGGTGTGTTGCGCCGAATCTGCGTGGTCATCTGCACCTTTGGCCCCTGCCAGCTCCTGGGTATATGCTTTAAGGGCGGTAGTAGCGTCCACCTCTCCCTTTTCTGCGTCTATTGCACCCGCTAAAGCAAAGAGCGGCTCCGTGATGTCCCGTAATCTATCGTCCAACTCTTGGGGAATGTCCAGCTTTTCGATGTTGTCGTAAAACTCTGTTACGTCTTTGTCGTATCCCAGCCCCGTCAAGTAAAGCACATCCCTTAGAGCTGCCAACTCTTTACCCATTTTCCGCAGGTTTAGTCTCTCAACTTTTTCTTCTGCCTTTTTTCTGGACATATCCATCCGCAATACACGGTCGTTTAATGTTTCCGGCAGAGAGACAAGACCAGCCAGCGCTTTCGGGCAGAAGGCATGGTAATATTTAGCTTCATACTTCTCTCCAATCTTTTCCATACGAGCAACGACAGAGCCAGCTTTTGCCCCTGCATTTAGCAGTGATAATATCTCGGTGTAGTCATCTCCACCATCGCCCTTAAACTTGGTCAGTTCGTCAATGATTACGGTGGGGAAGTTGATGTCTACCGTTCGGTAGAGATAAGCGGGGCGTGGATTCGTTAGTATCGGCGTGGCATTGTAAGCCAGCAGGGAAACAAGCTCCAATAACAGGCTTTTCCCGCAACGCCGGGCAGGAGATGTAAGCCAGAGATAAGCGTACCACGTGAATATGCTAGCAAAGTAGGTACCCATAATCCAAAGTCCAACCACCTTGGCGTGGTGCGGCCTTTTCCAAACAACGTGTCGTGAGAGCCTATCTACAACCTTGTCATAGGTCTCACTAATCTTTGGCTGTTCGCCATCAAGAAATCGGATATGGCCTTTAGTGGAGAAGTGGTATAGAGGGCAGTTTGTCTCATCTTCCTCTATATGTCCACCGGCGACTATGTACCCCCTATTAGTACGATAACATACTCGGTCCTCAACGATGCTTTGAGCCCGTCGCTCTTGCTTGTCTCCCCCGTGTTTCAGGTTAACTTCTTTTCCGCTTTGACTGGACAGCGCCGTCCCGCCCTCTTTGGATTTTTCCCTTTCGTTCTTCGTGTCCCGTTCAATGTCTGCGGCGGTTATACCCAGCTTTTCCTTGAGTAACTTCTTAATCGTTGCGCGTTGCCCGGCATTGAAATCACCCCACCATGCCCGAACCCCCATGTAGAGTTCATTCGTTTGCCTTGGGGCGACTTGATCGTTCAGGGAGGATAGCTCCTCAATCAAGACGTCGTATCTGCCTTGGATCTCGGCAGCATAGTCAAGCGCGGTGTATTTTGGTTTTAGAGTTGTACCGTTCATCCACTAACACCGACCCCCCGCTGTGCGCACGCCCTGTCTTTTGTTAAGCCATAAACGTCCTCCACCACACCCTTGAGCCTTTGTAGGTCGTTCGCCGAAAAGACACGCCGCCCAGCGAATTGTCTAACATCCGACGCCTTCCCGCTCGTGAGGATGTACCGCAGTTGGTACCGCGTAACGCCAAGAATCCCAGCGGCTTCATTTAGAGTGACAACCGATTCGGTATCTAACGCTTCCATTATTCGATGTTCCTCTTAAGCAAAGTAAGTAATTAAAAAAGGGAACCTCCCTGTGTACTATTGGCTGAAACGCCAAAAACGGGAAAACAGGCTTATCTCTTTACGTTGTCTACAGTTACGGCAATATATCGCCGGTTTTCGGCTTAAAAAATTTTAAAATTTTCCTAAGTGTAGTGCAACCTTACCTTTAAGTTTTGTAAAGCCTCCTCTTGGGTGCCTCCCCTAGCCCTTATGGTCCTGTATTGTGCTTGAAAACAAGACTCCTTGCGCCACAAGTGCACTTCGTACAGTGCCCCGTTCACCTTGACAACGGTGGTAAGTAGCGTGCCGTTGTAGT from Candidatus Bathyanammoxibius amoris harbors:
- a CDS encoding FAD-dependent oxidoreductase, which encodes MDRTQMSPCQQACPSNTDIPRYIRLILEGDLYGAWKINRVANVFPSICGRVCTYACEVSCKRNCIRPRDGGQTVSTEPVSIRGLKRFITDNLPTDYVKMFLDETLPIKKNNKSVAVIGSGPAGLTVANDLILAGCDVVVFEALPEPGGMLRVGIPSYRLPTEIIEKEIDLLKKLGVTIGLNCALGKDVILEDLRKDFDAVFLAIGAHRPKLMKVKGEYLEGIIPGITFLRRLNLGKAVEVKGKTIAVIGGGFTAADAARSAARLGAKPVVLYRRGKEEMPMDELEQLAMTKEHIPLHYLVAPVEMISRDGKRVAKLKCVKMKLVEPDKRRSLKDRRRVPVPLEGSEFEIEADIVIPAVAQEPDLSVFPEDFKIKPSDYSTSMEGVFAGGDFLTGTTTHVIEVIGKAHEVSHEILRFLGQEPELPSQPQELEQTDRSPWYFEDPERLHRKKVYGGWMDTLKGSFQEVEDGMDRELATLEASRCLQCDFSIQTRTDERCFRCGRCVESCLQGALEIVRKEPLLGQRGTWFNDGHWQTDETSRVVHNPELCVQCGICTLVCPSESLSFIGPK
- a CDS encoding site-specific integrase — its product is MGRIFKRAGRWYVDFTANGQRVRKSVSGDRQVALQVLKEMEGRAVRGEYGLADNRVETEELKRRYLKHIKLHFKKRTVEGYVQDLNLILSYLDSRLVSEINPSRIDDYVEHRKRCAPVSDRTINLEVMVLKSMLQKGVESELIASNPLQTVKPLKHRGKRFKRALTGEEIERLLDAATERYKPVWLCFITSGLRKSELVNLTWDDVDLKRKEIKVQNREDFETKTGGIRIIPMADRLYKELKALRPLSKSKYVFTTKHNTPLRNNLLTRFKETVKRAGIDLKGVRIHSLRHTFITHLIRNGANPKVVQQLAGHKSISITMDIYAEVLPGDERNAIMSVPSWHTGGTRKILKLQRNVQ
- a CDS encoding DUF3631 domain-containing protein gives rise to the protein MNGTTLKPKYTALDYAAEIQGRYDVLIEELSSLNDQVAPRQTNELYMGVRAWWGDFNAGQRATIKKLLKEKLGITAADIERDTKNEREKSKEGGTALSSQSGKEVNLKHGGDKQERRAQSIVEDRVCYRTNRGYIVAGGHIEEDETNCPLYHFSTKGHIRFLDGEQPKISETYDKVVDRLSRHVVWKRPHHAKVVGLWIMGTYFASIFTWYAYLWLTSPARRCGKSLLLELVSLLAYNATPILTNPRPAYLYRTVDINFPTVIIDELTKFKGDGGDDYTEILSLLNAGAKAGSVVARMEKIGEKYEAKYYHAFCPKALAGLVSLPETLNDRVLRMDMSRKKAEEKVERLNLRKMGKELAALRDVLYLTGLGYDKDVTEFYDNIEKLDIPQELDDRLRDITEPLFALAGAIDAEKGEVDATTALKAYTQELAGAKGADDHADSAQHTVRALLKLGLEPEGEGSQAILSSKKVLGLFEQEPELAWCDTPWKAGRLINRLGFNSRPHRVGSTVVRGYKLRYRDLQDLRERYLAEGENT